One window from the genome of Magnolia sinica isolate HGM2019 chromosome 4, MsV1, whole genome shotgun sequence encodes:
- the LOC131243626 gene encoding histone H2B-like: MAPKAEKKPAEKKPASEKLAEEKKAEKAPAEKKPKAEKRLPKEGGGASGDKKKKKRSKKNAETYKIYIFKVLKQVHPDIGISSKAMGIMNSFINDIFEKLAQESSRLARYNKKPTVTSREIQTSVRLVLPGELAKHAVSEGTKAVTKFTSS; this comes from the coding sequence ATGGCGCCCAAGGCAGAGAAAAAACCCGCGGAGAAGAAGCCGGCCTCTGAGAAGCTAGCAGAGGAGAAAAAGGCCGAAAAAGCTCCTGCCGAGAAGAAGCCCAAGGCCGAGAAGCGACTCCCGAAAGAAGGCGGTGGGGCGAGCGgagacaagaagaagaagaagcgttCGAAGAAGAACGCAGAAACCTACAAGATCTACATCTTCAAGGTCTTGAAGCAGGTTCATCCCGACATTGGCATCTCCAGCAAGGCCATGGGCATCATGAACAGCTTCATCAACGACATCTTCGAGAAGCTGGCCCAGGAGTCTTCCAGGCTGGCTCGCTACAACAAAAAGCCCACCGTCACGTCGCGGGAGATCCAGACGTCCGTTCGTCTCGTCTTGCCTGGGGAGCTTGCCAAGCATGCCGTGTCGGAGGGCACCAAGGCCGTTACGAAATTCACCAGCTCTTGA